One window from the genome of Leishmania panamensis strain MHOM/PA/94/PSC-1 chromosome 13 sequence encodes:
- a CDS encoding NADH-cytochrome b5 reductase, putative (TriTrypDB/GeneDB-style sysID: LpmP.13.0960) encodes MIYLLVIIAVNMAAFFAFMYKRMAKVAMDPTMFKHFKLIKRTEVTHDTFIFRFALENETQSLGLPIGQHIVLRADCTTAGKTETVTHSYTPISSDDEKGYVDFMIKVYFAGVHPSFPHGGRLSQHLYHMKLGDNIEMRGPQGKFTYLGNGTSRIQKPGQGFITEKVDAYAAIAGGTGITPILQIIHAIKKNKEDCTKVFLVYGNQTERDILLRKELDEAAANDDRFHVWYTVDREVTPEWKFDVGYVREEMFRRHLPVPDMLGDDSVPQNAGIKKVMALMCGPPPMVQMAIKPNLERIGYTADSMFNF; translated from the coding sequence ATGATTTACCTTctcgtcatcatcgctgtCAACATGGCAGCCTTCTTCGCGTTCATGTATAAGCGCATGGCGAAGGTAGCCATGGACCCGACGATGTTCAAGCATTTTAAGCTGATCAAGCGCACCGAGGTGACCCACGACACCTTCATCTTCCGCTTCGCCCTAGAGAACGAGACGCAGTCGCTCGGGCTGCCGATTGGGCAGCACATTGTGCTCCGTGCCGACTGCACGACGGCTGGGAAGACGGAGACGGTGACGCACTCCTACACACCCATCTCCAGCGATGACGAGAAAGGCTACGTGGACTTCATGATCAAGGTGTACTTTGCTGGCGTGCACCCCAGCTTCCCGCATGGCGGCAGGCTGTCGCAGCATCTGTACCACATGAAGCTTGGTGACAACATAGAGATGCGTGGGCCGCAGGGGAAGTTTACCTACCTGGGCAACGGCACCTCGCGCATCCAAAAGCCAGGCCAGGGCTTCATCACAGAAAAGGTGGACGCCTATGCAGCCATCGCTGGCGGCACTGGCATCACCCCGATACTGCAGATCATCCACGCCATCAAGAAGAACAAGGAGGACTGCACAAAGGTGTTTCTCGTGTACGGCAACCAGACAGAGCGTGACATCCTGCTGCGCAAGGAGCTTGACGAGGCTGCCGCCAACGACGACCGCTTTCACGTGTGGTACACCGTCGACCGTGAGGTAACTCCAGAGTGGAAATTTGATGTGGGGTACGTCCGAGAGGAGATGTTCCGCAGACACTTGCCCGTCCCTGACATGctcggcgacgacagcgtTCCGCAGAACGCCGGGATAAAAAAGGTGATGGCACTCATGTGCGGCCCACCACCCATGGTGCAGATGGCGATCAAGCCGAACCTAGAACGTATCGGCTACACCGCCGACAGCATGTTCAACTTCTAA
- a CDS encoding proteasome regulatory ATPase subunit 2, putative (TriTrypDB/GeneDB-style sysID: LpmP.13.0970), whose protein sequence is MGQSLPKAPGASKPEKWVPPVAPEIGKRKKKRGPDAATRIPKVYPNRACLLRKYRLERCKDYLLLEEEFLRTINAQRDAQSNLEEGAMGHYEAELKRVEDIRGTPLEVATLEEAVDDSHAIVSISGTEYYVPLMSFVDKEQLELGCSVLLHDRQHSIVGVLKDDVDPLVSVMKVDKAPEDTYADIGGLEQQIQEIKEAVEFPLSHPELYDEIGIKPPKGVILYGVPGTGKTLLAKAVANRTSATFLRVVGSELIQKYSGEGPKLVRELFRVAEEHSPAIVFIDEIDAIGTKRYDTDSSGTKEVQRTMLELLTQLDGFDSSNDVKVIMATNRIDTLDPALIRPGRIDRKIEFPFPDEKTKRRIFEIHTSRMSLADDVDISEFIHAKDEMSGADVKAICTEAGLLALRERRMKVCQADFIKGKENVQYRKDKSTFSRFYL, encoded by the coding sequence ATGGGGCAGAGCCTGCCAAAGGCGCCTGGCGCCAGCAAACCAGAGAAGTGGGTGCCGCCCGTGGCGCCGGAGATCGGCAAGCGCAAGAAAAAGCGCGGCCCCGATGCGGCCACGCGTATTCCTAAAGTATACCCGAACCGCGCCTGCCTCCTCCGTAAGTACCGCCTTGAGCGATGCAAAGACTACCTCCTGCTAGAGGAGGAGTTCCTGCGCACAATCAACGCCCAGCGCGACGCGCAGTCGAACCTGGAGGAGGGTGCAATGGGCCACTacgaggcggagctgaagcGCGTCGAGGACATCCGTGGCACCCCACTGGAGGTGGCGACTCTTGAGGAAGCAGTGGACGACTCGCACGCGATCGTCTCCATCTCCGGCACTGAGTACTACGTGCCCCTCATGTCGTTCGTGGacaaggagcagctggagtTAGGCTGCAGCGTACTATTGCACGACCGCCAGCACAGCATTGTTGGCGTTCTCAAGGACGACGTCGATCCGCTGGTGAGTGTCATGAAAGTAGACAAGGCACCGGAGGACACGTACGCCGACATTGGTGGCCTAGAGCAGCAGATTCAAGAGATCAAGGAGGCGGTCGAGTTTCCACTCTCCCACCCAGAGCTGTACGACGAGATCGGCATCAAACCACCGAAGGGTGTCATTCTCTACGGTGTACCAGGCACGGGcaagacgctgctggccaAGGCCGTCGCGAACCGCACGAGTGCCACGTTCCTGCGTGTGGTGGGGTCGGAGCTGATTCAGAAGTACTCCGGCGAAGGTCCCAAGCTCGTGCGGGAACTCTTCCGGGTTGCCGAGGAGCACTCGCCAGCGATCGTTTTCATTGACGAAATTGACGCCATCGGCACGAAGCGCTACGACacggacagcagcggcaccaaaGAGGTGCAGCGTACGATGCTAGAGCTGCTCACACAGTTGGACGGCTTCGATAGCAGCAACGACGTGAAGGTGATCATGGCGACGAATCGCATCGACACACTCGACCCAGCCCTCATCCGCCCTGGCCGCATAGATCGCAAGATTGAGTTTCCCTTCCCAGacgagaaaacaaagcgTCGTATTTTCGAAATCCATACGAGCCGCATGTCGCTCGCCGACGACGTCGACATCTCCGAGTTCATTCACGCTAAGGATGAGATGAGCGGCGCAGATGTGAAGGCAATCTGCACAGAGGCTGGTCTGCTGGCCCTGCGTGAGCGCCGCATGAAAGTGTGCCAGGCAGATTTTATCAAAGGCAAGGAAAATGTGCAGTACCGCAAGGACAAGTCAACCTTCTCGCGCTTCTACTTGTAA